The proteins below come from a single Phycisphaerae bacterium genomic window:
- a CDS encoding VWA domain-containing protein, with translation MTASLPPLAAETIEHRIELAGLPHGWFAVLFVPLLVGLLLAVIWLYRREQRAGASFRARAVLTALRCSVMATLAFIWLEPVVAVYIHRRIDAHTLVLVDGSASMSLIDRYPEPEDAQRLNTLLAAASPPAQTPPATAPRGARKGMVSRMDILECILGDHAKGLLARLAAHNPLQVYRFGDCLERIAAEGSSLTADMSMTDLGRGVRGAVEAQAGAPVAAIVVCSDGRFNHGEPPDTIGRYARSRRIPIHAVGVGDPAEPRNVAVVSLDAPPNVFVKDPFSVTARLTAQGVAEQTVNVSLLRGGDGTGSTEPVATRTATVNATGQVEPVVFEQMLSQAAQVRFMVRVVPVDGETLVVDNTREVTVRALDNKMRVLLIAGGPSYEYRYVTNLLVRDATFDVSCWLQSADETAIRDGKTIITELPAMAEKLAPYDCIIMMDPDPEDLTAEWIAAVEAIVANNGSGLLYVAGRANTPRLMHQASLKPLIDLLPVSIDAGEADLLFNEMGTYQVTAWPPGVPAAVANHPVLAMSDQPSENLQTWSRLGGVYWHYPVRRAKPVATVLLQHSNPRMRGHEGGHVLLATQFVGSGRVGFMAFDSTWRWRRSGEQYFNKFWVHLLRHLVEGKLLSGQKRGMIQTDRDAYAVGEAVTLEARLLDEHHLPLDRPEVVMTIRHEGEPDRTANLAPQPNRPGWYRGRFVPLRPGIHGLQVDLPGGTDAGEASVRGEVRVGQADIEFRQTSLDREALRTLASQSAGGEYFDVDEAGRLADLIPNRTVSMVLSGEPMRLWDRWWTLAALVVLLSVEWLVRKRVCLL, from the coding sequence ATGACAGCTTCCCTGCCTCCGCTCGCCGCAGAGACAATCGAGCATCGCATCGAGTTGGCCGGCCTGCCGCACGGCTGGTTCGCGGTGTTGTTCGTGCCGCTGCTGGTCGGCCTGCTGCTGGCAGTGATCTGGCTCTATCGTCGCGAGCAGCGGGCCGGGGCATCATTCCGAGCTCGCGCCGTTCTGACCGCCCTGCGATGCTCGGTCATGGCGACCCTGGCTTTCATCTGGCTCGAGCCAGTCGTTGCCGTCTACATCCACCGCCGGATCGATGCACATACCCTCGTGCTTGTGGATGGCTCGGCCAGCATGAGTCTCATCGACCGCTATCCCGAACCGGAAGATGCCCAGCGACTGAACACCCTGCTTGCGGCTGCCTCGCCGCCGGCCCAGACACCGCCCGCGACTGCACCCCGTGGGGCGAGAAAAGGGATGGTGAGCCGCATGGACATTCTCGAGTGCATCCTGGGTGACCATGCGAAAGGTCTTCTTGCCCGCTTGGCCGCCCATAACCCTTTGCAGGTGTATCGATTCGGCGACTGTCTCGAGCGAATCGCCGCGGAGGGTTCCTCGCTGACTGCGGACATGTCCATGACCGACTTGGGTCGCGGGGTGCGCGGAGCGGTCGAAGCCCAGGCGGGAGCTCCCGTCGCCGCAATCGTCGTGTGTTCTGACGGTCGCTTCAATCATGGCGAGCCGCCGGACACCATCGGCCGGTACGCCAGGTCTCGCCGGATCCCGATCCATGCCGTGGGCGTGGGTGACCCCGCTGAGCCGCGGAATGTGGCCGTCGTGTCCCTGGATGCTCCGCCGAACGTGTTCGTGAAGGACCCCTTCTCTGTCACCGCGCGACTGACCGCCCAGGGTGTCGCCGAGCAGACGGTGAATGTCAGTCTGCTGCGCGGCGGAGACGGTACCGGCTCGACCGAGCCAGTCGCCACCCGGACGGCCACCGTGAACGCCACAGGACAGGTCGAGCCGGTGGTTTTCGAGCAGATGCTCAGCCAGGCGGCCCAAGTCCGCTTCATGGTTCGTGTGGTCCCGGTCGATGGCGAGACGCTGGTTGTGGACAACACACGCGAAGTCACCGTGAGGGCCCTGGACAACAAGATGCGCGTCCTGCTCATCGCGGGCGGCCCAAGCTACGAGTATCGCTACGTGACCAACCTCCTGGTGCGTGATGCCACCTTCGACGTGAGCTGCTGGCTACAGTCCGCCGATGAGACGGCTATTCGCGACGGCAAGACGATCATCACCGAGCTGCCGGCGATGGCCGAGAAGCTCGCCCCGTACGACTGCATCATCATGATGGACCCGGATCCGGAAGACCTCACGGCGGAGTGGATCGCGGCCGTCGAGGCCATCGTGGCCAACAACGGGAGCGGCTTGCTCTACGTTGCCGGCCGGGCGAATACTCCTCGGCTCATGCACCAGGCGTCGCTCAAGCCGTTGATCGACCTCCTGCCGGTCTCGATCGATGCGGGGGAGGCGGACCTGTTGTTCAACGAGATGGGTACCTACCAGGTCACTGCCTGGCCACCCGGCGTACCGGCCGCGGTCGCCAATCACCCGGTCCTGGCGATGTCCGATCAGCCGAGTGAGAATCTCCAGACGTGGTCGCGTCTCGGAGGCGTGTATTGGCACTACCCGGTGCGGCGGGCCAAGCCGGTGGCTACCGTGCTCCTCCAGCACTCCAATCCCCGGATGCGCGGCCACGAGGGCGGGCATGTCCTTCTCGCTACTCAGTTCGTCGGCTCCGGCCGAGTCGGCTTCATGGCGTTCGATAGCACCTGGCGATGGCGGCGGTCCGGCGAGCAGTACTTCAACAAGTTCTGGGTCCATCTTCTTCGCCACCTGGTTGAGGGTAAACTGCTCAGCGGCCAGAAGCGCGGTATGATCCAGACCGACCGCGACGCCTACGCGGTGGGCGAGGCGGTGACCCTGGAAGCCCGCCTGCTTGACGAGCATCATCTGCCGCTCGATCGACCCGAGGTGGTCATGACCATCCGGCACGAAGGCGAGCCTGACCGGACCGCGAATCTGGCCCCTCAGCCGAATCGTCCCGGTTGGTATCGCGGGCGGTTCGTGCCCCTCCGGCCCGGCATCCACGGCCTTCAGGTCGATCTGCCGGGCGGCACGGACGCTGGAGAAGCCTCGGTGCGCGGTGAGGTGCGTGTCGGACAGGCTGACATCGAGTTCCGCCAGACCTCGCTCGATCGCGAAGCCCTGCGGACCCTGGCGTCGCAGTCAGCCGGCGGTGAGTATTTTGACGTGGACGAGGCTGGCCGGCTGGCCGACCTCATCCCGAATAGGACCGTGAGTATGGTTCTCAGCGGCGAACCCATGAGGCTGTGGGATCGCTGGTGGACGTTGGCGGCACTCGTGGTGCTGCTCAGCGTGGAGTGGTTGGTGCGCAAACGCGTTTGCCTGCTTTGA
- a CDS encoding terpene cyclase/mutase family protein, with the protein MVVVLTPIARAALPPPLPPLVTPDTQKAIDRGLEYLARTQSREGSWRDQGSMGQFPVAMTALAALALLANGNTPIEGKYAVQVNSATKFLLRCQDQDGLISRVEEESRSMYGHGFSMLFLGQVYGMEASTETRDRISQVLRNAVTLTSRSQSTLGGWLYTPDSRSDEGSVTITQLQGLRSVRNAGLSVPKTTIDKALGYLEKSWLPDGGITYRADRLGGARPPITAAAVACWYNAGQYENAMAKKSLAFVKQSIGRGGQRGGSWGHYYYAHLYMAQVMWLSGEADWQWYFPSMRDWLLAAQGPDGSWDGDYVGKVYGTSIALIILQMPYGYLPILQR; encoded by the coding sequence GTGGTCGTGGTTCTGACACCGATCGCGCGCGCCGCGTTGCCCCCGCCTCTACCTCCCTTGGTGACGCCCGACACCCAGAAGGCCATTGACCGAGGCCTGGAGTACCTCGCCCGGACCCAGAGTCGCGAAGGCTCGTGGCGCGATCAGGGATCGATGGGTCAGTTCCCCGTAGCCATGACCGCCCTGGCCGCGTTGGCCCTTCTGGCCAACGGCAACACGCCGATCGAGGGCAAGTATGCGGTCCAGGTCAACTCGGCCACCAAGTTCCTGCTTCGCTGTCAGGACCAAGATGGGCTTATTTCCCGCGTTGAGGAGGAGAGCCGTTCGATGTACGGCCACGGCTTCAGTATGCTCTTCCTCGGGCAGGTCTACGGTATGGAGGCAAGCACGGAGACACGAGACCGGATCAGCCAGGTCTTGCGGAACGCCGTGACCCTCACCTCGCGAAGCCAGAGTACGCTTGGCGGCTGGCTCTACACGCCCGACTCGCGCTCCGACGAGGGTTCGGTGACGATCACCCAGCTGCAGGGTCTGCGATCGGTCCGCAATGCCGGGCTTTCCGTGCCCAAGACGACCATCGACAAGGCTCTGGGCTATCTCGAGAAATCCTGGCTGCCCGACGGCGGCATCACCTATCGGGCGGATCGTCTGGGCGGAGCCCGACCGCCGATCACCGCCGCCGCGGTCGCCTGCTGGTACAACGCCGGGCAGTACGAGAACGCCATGGCCAAGAAATCCCTGGCCTTCGTCAAGCAGAGTATCGGCCGTGGCGGACAGCGCGGCGGCAGCTGGGGTCATTACTACTACGCTCATCTGTACATGGCCCAGGTCATGTGGCTGAGCGGCGAGGCCGACTGGCAGTGGTACTTTCCCTCGATGCGCGACTGGCTGCTTGCCGCTCAAGGGCCTGATGGATCCTGGGATGGTGACTACGTCGGCAAGGTGTACGGGACGTCGATCGCCCTGATCATCCTGCAGATGCCTTACGGGTATCTGCCGATCCTGCAGCGGTAG
- a CDS encoding DUF58 domain-containing protein, translated as MAEYRKYLDPEVLAKISRLELRARVIVEGFISGLHKSPYHGFSVEFAAHREYVPGDDIRHIDWRLYGRGDRLYIKQYEEETNLRTQVLLDCSRSMAYPENERAGWRNKYDYAATLAAAIMYLLMHQQDACGLMLFDHAIRRQIPPTSRTAQLLSMIELIEANQPDDTTDLKILLADLAGQLRQRGLVVLISDMLADIDALTAGLQRLRHSGHDVIVLHVLDHDELAFPFRENTLFDGLEQPDRRVLADPQALRESYLEIVQRFISRIRSACVDNRVDYCLLSTRDPLDAGLAAFLAARMRRGTRRW; from the coding sequence ATGGCAGAATACAGAAAGTACTTGGATCCTGAGGTTCTCGCCAAGATCTCGCGGCTCGAACTCCGGGCTCGCGTGATTGTCGAGGGCTTCATCTCCGGCTTGCACAAGAGCCCGTACCACGGGTTCAGCGTTGAGTTCGCCGCCCACCGCGAGTATGTTCCCGGCGACGATATCCGGCACATCGACTGGCGGCTCTACGGCCGCGGCGATCGGCTTTACATCAAGCAATACGAGGAGGAAACCAATCTCCGCACCCAAGTACTGCTGGACTGCTCGCGATCCATGGCCTATCCGGAGAACGAGCGGGCCGGCTGGCGCAACAAGTACGACTATGCGGCCACCCTGGCGGCCGCGATCATGTACCTGCTCATGCATCAGCAGGACGCATGCGGCCTGATGCTGTTCGATCATGCCATCCGCCGCCAGATTCCGCCCACCAGCCGCACCGCCCAACTGCTTTCCATGATCGAGCTGATCGAGGCCAACCAGCCGGATGACACCACCGACCTCAAGATCCTGCTCGCCGATCTGGCGGGCCAACTCCGCCAGCGCGGCCTGGTGGTTCTGATCAGCGATATGCTGGCCGACATCGATGCCTTGACGGCCGGCTTGCAGCGTCTGCGGCATTCCGGGCATGACGTGATCGTGCTGCACGTGCTTGATCACGACGAGCTGGCCTTTCCGTTTCGGGAAAACACCCTGTTCGACGGCCTCGAGCAGCCGGACCGGCGGGTCCTGGCCGATCCCCAGGCCTTGCGGGAGAGCTACTTGGAGATCGTCCAGCGGTTCATCAGCCGGATTCGCTCCGCCTGCGTGGACAACCGCGTCGACTACTGTCTGCTGTCCACCCGCGACCCGCTGGATGCGGGGCTGGCGGCGTTCCTGGCGGCGCGGATGAGAAGAGGGACACGAAGGTGGTGA
- a CDS encoding BatA domain-containing protein yields MTAYGYMLGALVTPAFFTAGAVAVGLPILIHLLNRRRFRRVRWAAMDFVVEAQRKNRRRVRFEELILLALRCLAMLLVGLMLARWFIRPAALTAALGTSTRTERIVLLDDTYSMRLLEGSSAAAGSGGEGATVFARGKAAIANLVRTFREISPSDPFTLVLMSRPDKPVRSEASLAGMDMRAFGEELDALRASFHGGNVPASMSALRRLLETRRSNLAAVVYMVSDFQRIDWATGDEAAPVATGARRGPLAVFADWPQEKCGLRFVLVAVRTAVHANLAVTAIEPQQAQPVAGIEARYAAKVTNYGPARSEATSLQVYVGDAAQPPTAVPAIEPAQSADVVLDVTFPSEGADTLTVELPSDPLPADNTRWHAEPVARALRILVVNGESSADPYADEVFLLGVALRPEGPQFSGNELTTVDADELDATDLALFHLVILANVNRLNEDTAERLKSYVAAGGGLAIFLGDQVDGDSYNRVLYHDGSGLLPAKLGEWVTTVADQPGVPVGELDASHSVVRPLARRNVDLFVGAQVFQFVACEPATSSQPTADTMAADRPATMPGSDLLPGPARVLIRLADADRHPLLMERSFGNGRVMLCTSTADKEWNDLADRPVFVVLAMETVQYLARRPAGIREHSVGEPIRRPFEPDRFQPGMIVQTPLFPAEPSIHLEMQPDPQTGIPGILWPNTEQPGLYRFELTSTTGQTAVEPIAVNVDPREGDLRCTDRTSLMAFAAGVPAEYISAADLARLQEEQARRELWPGLLLLLVVVLMSEQFLAWYFGAGRNLSALWRGGTR; encoded by the coding sequence GTGACCGCGTACGGCTACATGCTTGGCGCCTTGGTGACTCCCGCGTTCTTCACCGCGGGCGCGGTCGCGGTCGGTCTGCCCATCCTGATCCACCTGCTCAACCGACGGCGATTCCGACGGGTGCGCTGGGCAGCCATGGACTTTGTGGTTGAGGCTCAGCGCAAGAATCGGCGCCGAGTCCGGTTCGAGGAGCTGATCCTGCTCGCCTTGCGTTGTCTGGCGATGCTCCTGGTGGGACTCATGCTTGCCCGCTGGTTCATCCGTCCCGCCGCCCTGACCGCTGCGCTTGGTACGTCCACGCGCACCGAGCGGATCGTTCTGCTGGATGACACCTACAGCATGCGGCTGCTCGAAGGCTCGTCGGCTGCTGCTGGGTCCGGGGGCGAGGGGGCTACCGTTTTCGCTCGCGGGAAGGCGGCGATCGCCAACCTCGTTCGCACGTTCAGGGAGATTTCGCCCTCCGATCCGTTCACCCTGGTCTTGATGTCCAGACCCGACAAGCCGGTGCGGAGCGAAGCCAGCCTTGCGGGGATGGACATGCGAGCATTTGGTGAGGAACTGGACGCGCTCCGGGCTTCTTTCCACGGTGGCAACGTCCCGGCCTCCATGAGTGCCCTCCGGCGACTGCTTGAAACGCGCCGGTCGAACCTTGCCGCCGTGGTGTACATGGTCAGTGATTTCCAGCGGATCGACTGGGCTACGGGCGACGAGGCCGCCCCGGTCGCGACGGGGGCGCGTCGCGGGCCCCTCGCGGTATTTGCCGACTGGCCTCAGGAAAAGTGCGGTCTGCGCTTCGTTCTTGTCGCTGTCAGGACGGCCGTTCACGCCAATCTGGCGGTAACGGCCATCGAGCCTCAACAAGCTCAGCCGGTGGCCGGAATCGAGGCCCGCTATGCGGCCAAGGTGACGAACTACGGCCCGGCCCGTTCGGAGGCCACTTCCCTGCAAGTGTATGTCGGCGATGCTGCCCAGCCGCCGACGGCTGTTCCTGCAATCGAGCCGGCCCAATCGGCCGACGTTGTCCTCGACGTCACTTTCCCCTCCGAGGGCGCCGACACGCTGACCGTTGAGTTGCCCTCGGATCCTCTTCCGGCGGACAACACTCGCTGGCATGCCGAGCCGGTCGCACGGGCCTTGCGCATCCTCGTGGTCAACGGCGAGTCGTCCGCCGATCCTTACGCGGACGAAGTCTTCCTCCTGGGCGTTGCGCTTCGCCCCGAGGGCCCCCAGTTTAGCGGCAACGAACTGACTACCGTCGACGCCGACGAGCTGGACGCGACCGATCTCGCCCTTTTCCATCTGGTGATCCTGGCCAACGTGAACCGGCTGAACGAGGACACGGCCGAACGACTGAAGTCCTACGTCGCCGCAGGCGGTGGTCTGGCGATCTTCCTTGGCGATCAGGTCGACGGTGACTCGTATAACCGGGTGCTGTATCACGACGGAAGCGGCCTGCTGCCCGCGAAGCTGGGCGAGTGGGTGACCACGGTGGCCGACCAGCCCGGCGTGCCCGTCGGTGAACTTGACGCCAGCCATTCGGTCGTGCGTCCCCTCGCTCGCCGGAACGTCGACCTGTTTGTCGGGGCACAGGTGTTCCAGTTTGTCGCCTGCGAGCCCGCGACCTCGTCGCAGCCAACCGCGGACACAATGGCCGCGGACAGACCGGCCACCATGCCCGGGTCTGACCTGTTGCCCGGTCCTGCCCGCGTGCTAATCCGCTTGGCGGACGCCGACAGGCATCCGCTGCTGATGGAAAGGTCGTTCGGGAACGGGCGGGTCATGCTCTGCACGTCCACCGCCGACAAGGAATGGAACGATTTGGCCGACCGCCCCGTCTTCGTCGTCCTGGCCATGGAAACCGTCCAGTATCTCGCCCGCCGCCCTGCCGGGATCAGGGAGCATTCGGTGGGCGAGCCGATCCGAAGACCATTCGAGCCCGACCGGTTTCAGCCCGGCATGATCGTCCAGACGCCCCTGTTCCCCGCCGAGCCGTCCATCCATCTGGAAATGCAGCCGGATCCGCAAACCGGTATCCCCGGCATCCTGTGGCCCAACACGGAGCAGCCGGGTCTCTACAGGTTTGAACTTACCAGTACCACCGGCCAGACCGCCGTCGAGCCGATCGCGGTCAACGTCGATCCCCGCGAGGGTGATTTGCGGTGCACGGATCGCACCTCACTGATGGCTTTCGCTGCCGGCGTGCCCGCGGAGTACATTTCGGCCGCCGACCTGGCTCGGCTTCAGGAGGAGCAGGCTCGCCGCGAGTTGTGGCCCGGCCTGCTCCTGCTGCTCGTGGTCGTCCTGATGAGTGAGCAGTTCCTGGCCTGGTACTTCGGTGCGGGTCGGAATCTGAGTGCCCTTTGGCGGGGAGGAACGCGATGA
- a CDS encoding AI-2E family transporter yields the protein MELDLQRFYNINRRIVMWIVFFAMLLLLRDFFALVFMAFIFGFVMRKVAKFLVNTTRLPYWAAVVFPYLGTVALLVLLLLTAIPRLVDEGAQFSRRVPRLFETLADEVKKAAPRYGMEQALIKYVGADRTQGTSSDSGEHETGDSASSPSTIDKVDKRVLADKLQNLLVSLIPSATRAQGTASPGDMLRQFVTGVWTGTLSFLLAILLSFLIVLDFDRIGHELRNWRETPVGRFFHEATASVVEFSGVVGTAFQCQMLVALFNATVTCLGLFALQIQPLLLLTTIVFLFGLIPVLGVFISSVPIILIAFNNEGISWALLALGMIVIVHLLEAYVFNPRIYAARFHLNPVIVIIILLVAEKLFGVWGMLLGIPVTHYVLNVAQMPSTPRKRRGERAETG from the coding sequence AACATCAACCGCAGGATCGTGATGTGGATCGTCTTCTTCGCGATGCTGCTGCTGCTCCGTGATTTCTTTGCCCTGGTCTTCATGGCCTTCATCTTCGGTTTCGTGATGCGCAAGGTGGCCAAGTTCCTGGTGAACACGACCCGCCTTCCCTACTGGGCGGCCGTCGTCTTCCCCTACTTGGGAACCGTAGCCCTGCTTGTCTTGCTCCTGCTCACGGCCATCCCCCGGCTTGTGGACGAAGGAGCCCAGTTCTCTCGGCGTGTTCCAAGGTTGTTCGAGACGTTGGCGGATGAGGTCAAGAAGGCCGCGCCCCGCTACGGCATGGAGCAGGCCTTGATCAAGTACGTGGGCGCCGATCGGACCCAGGGGACGTCCTCCGATTCTGGAGAGCACGAAACCGGCGATTCCGCCTCCTCTCCGTCCACGATCGACAAGGTGGACAAGCGGGTCCTGGCAGACAAGCTCCAGAACCTGCTGGTCAGCCTCATCCCCAGCGCCACGCGAGCCCAGGGTACTGCCTCGCCGGGCGACATGCTGAGGCAGTTCGTGACAGGTGTCTGGACCGGCACGTTGAGCTTCCTGCTGGCGATCCTGCTGTCATTCCTGATCGTGCTGGACTTTGACCGCATCGGGCACGAACTGCGCAACTGGCGGGAGACGCCAGTAGGACGATTCTTCCACGAGGCCACGGCCAGCGTCGTTGAGTTCTCCGGGGTCGTGGGCACGGCCTTTCAATGCCAAATGCTCGTGGCCCTGTTCAATGCGACCGTGACCTGCCTGGGTCTTTTCGCGCTTCAGATCCAGCCCTTGCTCCTGCTGACCACGATCGTCTTTCTGTTCGGGCTGATCCCCGTCCTGGGGGTTTTTATCTCTTCGGTGCCGATCATCCTGATCGCCTTCAACAATGAGGGCATTTCATGGGCGCTACTTGCCCTGGGGATGATCGTCATCGTGCACTTGCTCGAAGCCTATGTTTTCAACCCGCGGATCTACGCCGCGCGGTTCCATCTCAACCCGGTCATCGTGATCATCATTCTGCTCGTAGCCGAGAAGCTGTTCGGCGTGTGGGGCATGCTGCTGGGTATCCCGGTCACGCACTATGTACTGAACGTCGCCCAGATGCCCTCGACACCCCGCAAGCGGCGCGGTGAACGAGCGGAAACAGGGTAG
- a CDS encoding MoxR family ATPase, protein MTSDAPADADLVAVHRLRAAYDRILAELGKVIVGQDRVLEELLIALFAGGHCILEGVPGLAKTLMISTLARSLNLTFSRIQFTPDLMPSDITGTEVIQEDKATGSRAFKFLRGPVFANVVLADEINRTPPKTQAALLEAMQERQVTVGGSRHVLTPPFFVLATQNPIEQEGTYPLPEAQQDRFMFKVFVGYPTYDEELRIAEVTATDITGARDSIPAVLDAEQVLELQDVARRVPAARHVVAHALDIVRRTRPGEPGAPEITARMIKWGAGPRAVQFLVSAAKARAVLHGQYHVSVEDIRAVVHPVLRHRIVTTFSAEAEGYSTDRIIDELLSQIPPHQSALTQDGRIQKVLGS, encoded by the coding sequence ATGACGAGCGACGCGCCTGCGGACGCCGACTTAGTCGCCGTGCATCGGCTTCGGGCGGCCTACGATCGCATTCTGGCCGAGCTCGGCAAGGTGATCGTGGGGCAGGATCGCGTGCTGGAGGAGCTGCTGATTGCGCTCTTCGCCGGCGGGCACTGCATTCTCGAGGGCGTGCCCGGTCTGGCCAAGACACTGATGATCTCGACGCTGGCGAGGTCATTGAACCTGACCTTCTCCCGGATCCAGTTCACGCCGGACCTGATGCCTTCCGACATCACTGGCACGGAGGTGATCCAGGAGGACAAGGCCACCGGCAGCCGCGCGTTCAAGTTTCTCCGCGGGCCGGTGTTCGCCAACGTGGTGCTGGCCGACGAGATCAACCGGACGCCGCCCAAGACCCAGGCGGCGCTGCTCGAGGCGATGCAGGAACGCCAGGTCACGGTCGGCGGCAGCCGCCACGTCCTTACCCCGCCGTTCTTCGTGCTCGCGACCCAGAACCCAATCGAGCAGGAGGGCACTTACCCGCTGCCCGAGGCCCAGCAGGACCGGTTCATGTTCAAGGTGTTCGTCGGGTATCCAACCTACGACGAGGAGTTGCGAATCGCCGAGGTGACCGCGACCGACATCACCGGCGCCCGCGACTCGATCCCTGCGGTGCTGGACGCCGAGCAGGTGCTCGAGCTTCAAGACGTCGCCCGGCGCGTGCCGGCCGCCCGGCATGTGGTCGCCCATGCCCTGGACATCGTGCGCCGCACCCGGCCGGGCGAGCCCGGCGCCCCGGAGATCACTGCTCGCATGATCAAGTGGGGGGCCGGCCCGCGAGCGGTACAGTTCCTGGTGTCGGCGGCCAAGGCCCGGGCCGTCCTCCACGGGCAATACCACGTTTCGGTCGAGGACATCCGGGCGGTCGTCCATCCGGTGCTGCGGCATCGGATCGTCACCACGTTCTCGGCCGAGGCCGAAGGTTACTCCACGGATCGCATTATCGATGAGTTGCTGTCCCAGATCCCTCCCCATCAGTCGGCGTTGACCCAGGATGGCAGAATACAGAAAGTACTTGGATCCTGA
- a CDS encoding MgtC/SapB family protein: MNAIRPYLFDLHRVLTPPWDDTVLILVAIVCGVIVGFERESKNKPAGLRTVSLICVGSTIFTLASILMASGSAADRGRIAAQIVTGIGFLGAGAIIREHGTVVGLTTGATIWTVSAIGVLIGTGYAVGGLFLTLIVVAMLRGVTVLERFLLGACHYQHCRVVYDPADGKTRLRLLRILDEFGVPDRAWLIEKENGLEAIRIQCCDRHHTHRLLLAELADVPGVEAVHHAFATGEMKGADRHVV; this comes from the coding sequence ATGAACGCGATCAGACCCTACCTGTTCGACCTCCATCGGGTGCTTACCCCGCCCTGGGACGACACGGTCCTTATCCTGGTTGCCATTGTGTGCGGGGTGATCGTCGGCTTCGAACGTGAATCGAAGAACAAGCCCGCCGGGTTGCGCACGGTCTCCCTGATCTGTGTGGGCAGCACGATCTTCACCCTCGCGTCAATCCTCATGGCTTCCGGTTCAGCGGCCGACAGGGGGCGAATCGCCGCCCAGATCGTGACTGGAATCGGCTTCCTCGGAGCCGGAGCCATCATTCGGGAGCATGGAACCGTCGTCGGATTGACCACCGGGGCGACCATCTGGACCGTGTCGGCCATCGGCGTACTCATCGGCACGGGTTATGCCGTCGGTGGCCTGTTTCTGACGTTGATCGTGGTCGCCATGCTCCGCGGAGTGACCGTCTTGGAGCGTTTTCTGCTCGGAGCATGCCACTATCAGCACTGCCGCGTGGTCTATGACCCCGCGGATGGCAAGACACGGCTTCGTCTGCTACGCATCCTCGATGAGTTTGGTGTTCCCGATCGCGCATGGCTGATCGAGAAGGAGAACGGACTCGAAGCGATACGCATCCAATGCTGCGATCGTCACCACACACATCGCCTGCTGCTCGCCGAACTGGCTGATGTGCCTGGCGTCGAAGCGGTCCATCATGCGTTCGCGACCGGCGAGATGAAAGGTGCCGACCGCCATGTCGTGTAA